From one Thalassobaculum sp. OXR-137 genomic stretch:
- a CDS encoding thiamine pyrophosphate-dependent enzyme → MSEEIKITGSNQRMDRAQAVPAIVGNHRDFLVVTGLAGTAQDMYAIEPDADNCFLLGGAMGASVSMGLGLALAQPDKHVLVMCGDGELLMNVGALATVMGSGVTNLSILCVDNERYGETGNQITHTSMGTDLALTAKGLGIKNVMTVTAPDEIEAGHQELRRADGPTFVYLKISDAKPPKLKSRNFDAADRRIAFRRALLGHL, encoded by the coding sequence GCGCCCAGGCGGTGCCGGCCATCGTCGGCAACCACCGCGATTTCCTGGTCGTCACCGGCCTCGCCGGCACGGCCCAGGACATGTACGCGATCGAGCCCGATGCCGATAACTGCTTCCTGCTCGGCGGGGCGATGGGGGCGTCGGTCTCCATGGGCCTGGGCCTGGCGCTGGCGCAGCCGGACAAGCACGTGCTGGTCATGTGCGGCGACGGCGAACTGCTGATGAATGTCGGCGCGCTGGCCACCGTCATGGGGTCCGGCGTGACCAACCTGTCGATCCTCTGCGTCGACAACGAGCGCTATGGCGAGACCGGCAACCAGATCACCCATACCTCCATGGGCACCGACCTGGCGCTGACCGCCAAGGGGCTCGGCATCAAGAACGTGATGACCGTCACCGCCCCCGACGAGATCGAGGCCGGCCACCAGGAACTGCGGCGCGCCGACGGGCCGACCTTCGTCTACCTGAAGATCAGCGACGCCAAGCCGCCGAAGCTGAAGTCGCGGAACTTCGACGCCGCCGACCGCCGAATCGCCTTCCGCCGTGCACTGCTGGGACACCTATGA